The proteins below are encoded in one region of Pseudomonas putida S13.1.2:
- a CDS encoding DUF2780 domain-containing protein, producing MKAFTLATLMSLAASPVFAFNLSDAANAVSAMQTQKQQGQVQAPEAQANLLNTLGSELKITPEQAVGGAGAMLGLARNNLSSDDYGQLTKAVPGLDLLAGANALGGLSGLGDLLGKNSENQSALSNALGNNVENRSDLDSAFKALGMDTGMIGQFAPLILQYLGQQGIAGSLLQNLGSLWTTPAPLAQPSV from the coding sequence ATGAAAGCATTCACCCTGGCAACCCTGATGAGCCTGGCCGCAAGCCCGGTGTTCGCCTTCAACCTCAGCGACGCCGCCAACGCTGTGTCCGCCATGCAAACTCAGAAACAGCAGGGCCAAGTACAGGCACCCGAGGCACAGGCCAATCTGCTGAACACCCTGGGCAGCGAATTGAAGATCACCCCCGAGCAGGCCGTGGGCGGGGCTGGGGCGATGTTGGGGCTGGCACGCAACAACCTGAGCAGCGATGACTACGGCCAGCTGACCAAGGCAGTGCCGGGGCTTGACCTGCTGGCCGGTGCCAATGCGCTGGGTGGCTTGAGCGGCTTGGGCGATTTGTTGGGCAAGAACAGCGAAAATCAGTCGGCCTTGAGCAATGCGCTGGGCAACAACGTGGAAAACCGCAGCGACCTGGACAGCGCGTTCAAGGCGCTGGGGATGGACACCGGGATGATCGGGCAGTTTGCGCCGTTGATTCTGCAGTACCTGGGGCAGCAGGGTATCGCTGGTTCGCTGTTGCAAAACCTAGGGAGCTTGTGGACGACGCCGGCGCCGTTGGCCCAACCTTCAGTCTGA
- a CDS encoding sarcosine oxidase subunit delta: MLHIFCPHCGELRSEEEFHASGQAHIARPLDPAACSDEEWGTYMFYRDNPRGIHHELWDHVAGCRQYFNVTRDTVTYEILETYKIGEKPQVTANGKAANAPSTVKGQGEKV, encoded by the coding sequence ATGTTGCATATTTTCTGTCCCCACTGCGGCGAGCTGCGCTCCGAAGAAGAGTTTCACGCCTCTGGCCAGGCGCACATCGCCCGCCCGCTGGACCCTGCCGCCTGCTCCGACGAGGAGTGGGGTACCTACATGTTCTACCGTGACAACCCTCGCGGTATTCACCATGAACTGTGGGACCACGTTGCCGGTTGCCGCCAGTACTTCAACGTCACCCGCGACACCGTGACCTACGAAATTCTGGAAACCTACAAGATTGGCGAGAAGCCGCAAGTGACCGCCAACGGTAAAGCTGCAAACGCACCGTCGACCGTCAAAGGCCAAGGGGAAAAAGTATGA
- a CDS encoding sarcosine oxidase subunit alpha — translation MSQTYRLASGGRIDRSKVLNFTFNGKTYQGYAGDSLAAALLANGVDIVGRSFKYSRPRGIIAAGTEEPNAILQIGSSEATQIPNVRATQQALYAGLVATSTNGWPNVNNDVMGILGKVGGSMMPPGFYYKTFMYPKSFWMTYEKYIRKAAGLGRAPLQNDPDSYDYMNQHCDVLIVGAGPAGLAAALAAARSGARVILADEQEEFGGSLLDSRETLDGKPAADWVNAVIKELEGLPEVTLLPRATVNGYHDHNFLTIHERLTDHLGDRAPIGQVRHRVHRVRAKRVVLAPGAHERPLVYGNNDVPGNMLAGAVSTYVRRYGVAPGRKLVLSTNNDHAYRAALDWHDAGLQVVAIADARHNPRGSLVEEARAKGIRILTSSAVVEAKGSKHVTGARVAAIDVQAHKVTSPGETLECDLIATSGGYSPIVHLASHLGGRPVWRDDILGFVPGDAPQKRECVGGINGVYALGDVIADGFEGGVRAATEAGFKASVGTLPKTVARKEEATVALFQVPHDKGSKGPKQFVDQQNDVTAAGIELATREGFESVEHVKRYTALGFGTDQGKLGNINGLAIAARSIGITIPEMGTTMFRPNYTPVTFGAVAGRHCGHLFEPVRFTALHAWHVKNGAEFEDVGQWKRPWYFPKAGEDIHAAVARECKAVRDSVGLLDASTLGKIDIQGPDAREFLNRIYTNAWTKLDVGKARYGLMCKEDGMVFDDGVTACVGDNHFIMTTTTGGAARVLQWMELYHQTEWPELKVYFTSVTDHWATMTLSGPNSRKLLSELTDIDMDKEAFPFMTWKEGNVGGVPARVFRISFTGELSYEVNVQANYAMGVLEQIIEAGKKYNLTPYGTETMHVLRAEKGFIIVGQDTDGSMNPDDLNMSWCVGRNKPYSWIGLRGMNREDCVRENRKQLVGLKPVDPTKWLPEGAQLVFDPKQPIPMDMVGHVTSSYASNSLGYSFAMGVVKGGLKRMGERVYSPQADGSVIEAEIVSSVFFDPKGERQNV, via the coding sequence ATGAGCCAGACCTATCGCCTCGCCAGCGGCGGCCGCATCGACCGCAGCAAGGTCCTGAACTTCACTTTCAACGGCAAGACCTACCAGGGTTATGCCGGTGACAGCCTGGCCGCTGCGTTGCTGGCCAACGGCGTCGACATCGTTGGCCGTAGCTTCAAGTACTCGCGCCCACGCGGCATCATCGCTGCCGGTACCGAAGAGCCGAACGCCATCCTGCAGATCGGCTCCAGCGAAGCCACCCAGATCCCGAACGTGCGCGCCACCCAACAGGCGCTGTACGCAGGCCTGGTCGCCACCAGCACCAACGGCTGGCCGAACGTCAACAACGACGTCATGGGCATCCTCGGCAAGGTGGGCGGCAGCATGATGCCGCCGGGCTTCTACTACAAAACCTTCATGTACCCGAAATCGTTCTGGATGACCTACGAGAAGTACATCCGCAAAGCTGCAGGCCTTGGCCGTGCACCGCTGCAGAACGACCCGGACAGCTACGACTACATGAACCAGCACTGCGATGTGCTGATCGTCGGCGCCGGCCCTGCTGGCCTGGCCGCTGCACTGGCTGCTGCGCGCAGCGGCGCCCGTGTGATCCTGGCTGACGAGCAGGAAGAGTTTGGCGGCAGCCTGCTCGACAGCCGCGAAACCCTCGACGGCAAGCCTGCCGCCGACTGGGTCAACGCCGTGATCAAAGAGCTGGAAGGCCTGCCGGAAGTGACCCTGCTGCCACGCGCCACGGTCAACGGCTACCACGACCATAACTTCCTGACCATTCACGAGCGCCTCACCGACCACCTCGGCGACCGCGCCCCGATCGGCCAGGTACGCCACCGTGTGCACCGTGTACGCGCCAAGCGCGTGGTACTGGCGCCCGGCGCCCACGAGCGCCCGCTGGTGTACGGCAACAACGACGTACCGGGCAACATGCTGGCCGGTGCCGTTTCCACCTACGTGCGCCGCTACGGCGTGGCCCCGGGCCGCAAACTGGTGCTGTCGACCAACAACGACCACGCCTACCGCGCCGCGCTGGACTGGCACGACGCTGGCCTGCAAGTGGTCGCCATCGCCGATGCCCGCCACAACCCACGTGGCTCGCTGGTTGAAGAAGCGCGTGCCAAAGGCATCCGCATCCTCACCTCCAGCGCCGTGGTCGAGGCCAAAGGCAGCAAGCACGTCACCGGCGCCCGCGTGGCGGCCATCGATGTGCAGGCGCACAAAGTCACCAGCCCAGGCGAAACCCTTGAGTGCGACCTGATCGCAACTTCCGGCGGCTACAGCCCGATCGTTCACCTGGCTTCGCACCTGGGCGGTCGCCCGGTATGGCGTGACGACATCCTCGGTTTCGTACCGGGGGATGCGCCGCAGAAACGCGAGTGCGTGGGTGGCATCAATGGCGTCTACGCCCTTGGTGATGTGATTGCCGATGGCTTCGAAGGCGGCGTTCGCGCAGCCACCGAGGCGGGCTTCAAAGCCTCTGTCGGCACCCTGCCAAAAACCGTGGCGCGCAAGGAAGAGGCCACCGTGGCGCTGTTCCAGGTGCCGCACGACAAAGGCAGCAAGGGGCCGAAGCAGTTCGTCGACCAGCAGAACGACGTGACCGCGGCCGGTATCGAGCTGGCCACCCGTGAAGGCTTCGAGTCGGTCGAGCACGTAAAACGCTACACCGCGCTGGGCTTCGGTACCGACCAGGGCAAACTGGGCAACATCAACGGCCTGGCCATCGCCGCCCGTTCGATCGGCATCACCATTCCGGAAATGGGCACCACCATGTTCCGCCCCAACTACACGCCGGTCACCTTCGGCGCCGTAGCGGGCCGTCACTGTGGTCACCTGTTCGAGCCCGTGCGCTTCACCGCCCTGCATGCCTGGCACGTGAAGAACGGCGCCGAGTTCGAAGACGTCGGCCAGTGGAAGCGCCCTTGGTACTTCCCCAAAGCCGGTGAAGACATCCATGCCGCCGTGGCCCGCGAGTGCAAGGCCGTGCGCGACAGCGTGGGCCTGCTGGACGCCTCGACCCTGGGCAAGATCGACATCCAGGGCCCGGACGCGCGCGAGTTCCTCAACCGCATCTACACCAACGCCTGGACCAAGCTGGACGTGGGCAAGGCCCGCTACGGCCTGATGTGCAAGGAAGACGGCATGGTCTTCGACGACGGCGTAACCGCCTGCGTTGGCGACAACCACTTCATCATGACCACCACCACCGGCGGTGCCGCCCGCGTGCTGCAGTGGATGGAGCTGTACCACCAGACCGAATGGCCGGAGCTGAAGGTGTACTTCACCTCGGTCACCGACCACTGGGCCACCATGACCTTGTCCGGCCCCAACAGCCGCAAGCTGCTCAGCGAGCTGACCGACATCGACATGGACAAGGAAGCCTTCCCGTTCATGACCTGGAAGGAAGGCAACGTCGGCGGCGTGCCGGCCCGTGTGTTCCGCATCTCGTTCACCGGTGAGCTGTCGTACGAAGTCAACGTGCAGGCCAACTACGCCATGGGCGTGCTGGAACAGATCATCGAGGCCGGCAAGAAGTACAACCTGACCCCGTATGGCACCGAGACCATGCACGTACTGCGTGCCGAGAAGGGCTTCATCATCGTTGGCCAGGACACCGACGGTTCGATGAACCCGGACGACCTGAACATGAGCTGGTGTGTGGGCCGCAACAAGCCTTATTCGTGGATCGGCCTGCGTGGCATGAACCGCGAAGACTGCGTGCGCGAGAACCGCAAACAGCTGGTAGGCCTGAAGCCGGTCGACCCGACCAAGTGGCTGCCGGAAGGCGCCCAGCTGGTGTTCGACCCGAAACAGCCGATCCCGATGGACATGGTTGGCCACGTTACCTCCAGCTACGCGTCCAACTCCCTGGGCTATTCGTTCGCCATGGGTGTGGTCAAAGGCGGCCTCAAGCGCATGGGCGAGCGTGTCTACTCGCCGCAGGCAGATGGCAGCGTGATCGAGGCGGAAATCGTGTCTTCGGTGTTCTTCGATCCGAAGGGTGAGCGGCAGAACGTCTAA
- a CDS encoding RHS repeat-associated core domain-containing protein, producing the protein MNQYIAQTYTAYGYAAKLPTEKILLGFNGEHPDLQTRLYILGSGYRAYAATLMRFMSPDILSPFSHGGINTYSYCLNDPINNIDPTGHAGVRSLISRRQQPVVRTRSQILYQLDSPFQVNTPSRYDAPPYFTSHPEAFSTPGTPPAYNPGKLPEYSKRLPRGHQRIITPTSSSGEFVQLASPPAYEKLPLQTQKKDPLPTHQAEAYRAELLEINGRYRRLHNMVGRLRRSNMFVPEEYRSNLNDLRRERNNIRDLLRE; encoded by the coding sequence ATGAATCAATATATAGCACAAACCTATACTGCATATGGCTACGCAGCGAAACTACCGACAGAGAAAATTCTTTTGGGGTTTAATGGTGAGCACCCTGACCTGCAGACAAGGCTCTATATTTTGGGTTCCGGGTATAGGGCTTACGCCGCAACATTAATGCGTTTCATGTCGCCCGACATTTTAAGTCCTTTCTCTCACGGCGGCATTAATACATATAGCTATTGCCTAAATGACCCAATCAACAACATTGATCCCACCGGTCATGCTGGGGTTCGGTCGTTGATTAGCAGACGGCAACAACCAGTAGTTCGGACTCGCTCGCAGATTCTGTACCAACTAGACAGCCCATTCCAAGTCAATACTCCTTCTCGGTATGATGCTCCGCCTTACTTCACCTCCCATCCAGAGGCATTTTCGACACCTGGCACTCCCCCCGCTTACAACCCCGGAAAGCTTCCAGAGTATTCCAAGCGGCTGCCACGTGGTCACCAGCGCATTATCACGCCAACGTCATCCTCTGGGGAATTTGTTCAATTAGCATCGCCGCCAGCCTATGAAAAGCTACCACTGCAAACCCAAAAAAAAGATCCGCTGCCTACGCATCAGGCGGAAGCCTATCGAGCTGAGCTACTAGAAATCAATGGAAGATACCGCCGGTTACACAACATGGTCGGAAGGCTCCGGCGCTCAAACATGTTTGTCCCCGAGGAATACCGCAGCAATCTTAATGATCTGCGCCGTGAGCGAAATAATATTCGCGATTTGCTAAGGGAATAA
- a CDS encoding sarcosine oxidase subunit gamma — protein MSAINVFQQNPGAEAKAQSPLHHADLASLVGKGRKNAGVTLRERKFLGHLTLRGDGHNPEFAAGVHKALGLELPVALTVVANNDMSLQWVGPDEWLLIVPGGQELAVEQKLRAALDGQHIQVVNVSGGQSLLELRGPNVREVLMKSTSYDVHPNNFPVGKAVGTVFAKSQLVIRRTAEDTWELVIRRSFADYWWLWLQDASAEYGLSIEA, from the coding sequence ATGAGCGCTATCAACGTCTTCCAGCAAAACCCCGGCGCCGAGGCCAAGGCCCAGTCGCCACTGCACCACGCCGACCTGGCCAGCCTGGTTGGCAAAGGCCGCAAGAACGCAGGCGTGACCCTGCGTGAACGCAAATTCCTTGGCCACCTGACCCTGCGTGGCGATGGCCACAACCCGGAGTTCGCCGCCGGCGTGCACAAGGCCCTGGGCCTGGAGCTGCCAGTAGCCCTGACCGTGGTTGCCAACAACGACATGTCGCTGCAATGGGTCGGCCCCGACGAGTGGCTGCTGATCGTGCCCGGTGGCCAGGAACTGGCGGTCGAGCAAAAGCTGCGCGCGGCCCTTGATGGCCAGCACATCCAGGTGGTCAACGTCAGCGGCGGGCAAAGCCTGCTGGAACTGCGCGGCCCGAACGTGCGCGAAGTGCTGATGAAATCCACCAGCTATGATGTTCACCCGAACAACTTTCCGGTGGGCAAGGCTGTGGGTACTGTGTTCGCCAAGTCGCAACTGGTGATCCGCCGTACCGCCGAAGACACCTGGGAACTGGTGATTCGCCGCAGCTTCGCCGACTACTGGTGGCTGTGGCTGCAGGACGCTTCGGCCGAATACGGCCTGAGCATCGAAGCTTAA
- the fdhA gene encoding formaldehyde dehydrogenase, glutathione-independent yields MSGNRGVVYLGAGKVEVQHIDYPKMQDPRGKKIEHGVILKVVSTNICGSDQHMVRGRTTAQVGLVLGHEITGEIVEIGRDVERLKIGDLVSVPFNVACGRCRSCKEMHTGVCLTVNPARAGGAYGYVDMGDWTGGQAEYVLVPYADFNLLKLPDRDKAMEKIRDLTCLSDILPTGYHGAVTAGVGPGSTVYVAGAGPVGLAAAASARLLGAACVIVGDLNPARLAHAKSQGFEVVDLSKDTPLHEQIIDILGEPEVDCAVDAVGFEARGHGHEGAKHEAPATVLNSLMQVTRVAGNIGIPGLYVTEDPGAVDAAAKIGALSIRFGLGWAKSHSFHTGQTPTMKYNRQLMQAIMWDRINIAEVVGVQVINLDQAPEGYGEFDAGVPKKFVIDPHKMWGAA; encoded by the coding sequence ATGTCTGGCAATCGTGGAGTGGTATATCTCGGCGCCGGCAAGGTCGAAGTGCAACACATCGACTACCCGAAAATGCAGGACCCGCGTGGCAAGAAGATCGAGCACGGCGTCATCCTGAAGGTGGTCTCCACCAACATCTGCGGCTCCGACCAGCACATGGTCCGTGGCCGCACCACTGCCCAGGTCGGCCTGGTCCTGGGCCACGAAATCACCGGTGAAATCGTCGAGATCGGGCGGGATGTCGAACGTCTGAAAATCGGCGACCTGGTGTCGGTACCGTTCAACGTAGCCTGCGGCCGCTGCCGCTCCTGCAAAGAGATGCACACCGGCGTCTGCCTTACCGTAAACCCGGCCCGCGCCGGTGGTGCTTACGGCTACGTCGACATGGGCGACTGGACCGGCGGCCAGGCTGAATACGTGCTGGTGCCATACGCCGACTTCAACTTGCTGAAACTGCCAGACCGCGACAAGGCCATGGAAAAAATCCGTGACCTGACCTGCCTGTCCGACATCCTGCCTACCGGCTACCACGGTGCCGTGACTGCCGGCGTTGGTCCAGGCAGTACCGTTTATGTAGCTGGCGCCGGCCCGGTCGGCCTGGCCGCCGCTGCCTCGGCGCGCCTGCTGGGCGCTGCCTGCGTCATCGTCGGCGATCTGAACCCGGCCCGCCTGGCCCACGCCAAGTCCCAGGGCTTTGAAGTGGTCGACCTGTCCAAGGACACCCCGCTGCACGAACAGATCATCGACATCCTCGGCGAGCCGGAAGTGGACTGCGCCGTCGACGCCGTTGGCTTCGAAGCGCGTGGCCATGGCCACGAAGGCGCCAAGCACGAAGCACCGGCCACTGTGCTGAACTCGCTGATGCAGGTTACCCGCGTGGCCGGCAACATCGGTATCCCGGGCCTGTACGTGACCGAAGACCCGGGCGCGGTCGATGCCGCCGCCAAGATCGGCGCGCTGAGCATACGCTTTGGCCTGGGCTGGGCGAAGTCGCACAGCTTCCACACCGGCCAGACCCCGACCATGAAGTACAACCGCCAGCTGATGCAGGCGATCATGTGGGACCGCATCAACATTGCTGAAGTAGTGGGGGTGCAGGTGATCAACCTGGATCAGGCGCCAGAAGGGTATGGCGAGTTTGATGCGGGTGTACCGAAGAAGTTTGTGATCGACCCGCACAAGATGTGGGGTGCGGCGTAA
- the purU gene encoding formyltetrahydrofolate deformylase: MSRAPDTWILTADCPSMLGTVDVVTRYLFEQRCYVTEHHSFDDRQSGRFFIRVEFRQPDDFDETGFRAGLAERSEAFGMAFELTAPNHRPKVVIMVSKADHCLNDLLYRQRIGQLGMDVVAVVSNHPDLEPLAHWHKIPYYHFALDPNDKAGQERKVLQVIEETGAELVILARYMQVLSPELCRRLDGWAINIHHSLLPGFKGAKPYHQAYNKGVKMVGATAHYINNDLDEGPIIAQGVEVVDHSHYPEDLIAKGRDIECLTLARAVGYHIERRVFLNANRTVVL; this comes from the coding sequence ATGAGTCGGGCACCGGATACCTGGATTCTCACCGCCGACTGCCCGAGCATGCTCGGCACCGTCGACGTGGTGACGCGTTACCTCTTCGAGCAGCGCTGCTACGTGACTGAGCACCACTCCTTCGATGACCGGCAGTCGGGGCGCTTCTTCATTCGCGTCGAATTCCGCCAGCCGGACGATTTCGACGAAACGGGCTTCCGTGCCGGCCTGGCCGAGCGCAGCGAAGCGTTCGGCATGGCCTTTGAGCTGACCGCACCCAATCACCGCCCCAAGGTGGTGATCATGGTGTCCAAGGCCGACCACTGCCTGAACGACCTGCTGTACCGGCAGCGCATCGGCCAACTGGGCATGGACGTGGTTGCGGTGGTGTCCAACCACCCCGACCTCGAGCCCCTGGCGCACTGGCACAAGATCCCCTACTACCACTTCGCCCTCGACCCCAACGACAAGGCGGGGCAAGAGCGCAAGGTGCTGCAGGTGATCGAGGAAACGGGTGCCGAGCTGGTTATCCTCGCCCGTTACATGCAGGTGCTGTCGCCCGAGCTGTGCCGGCGCCTGGATGGCTGGGCGATCAACATTCACCACTCGCTGTTACCAGGGTTCAAGGGCGCCAAGCCTTACCACCAGGCCTACAACAAGGGCGTGAAGATGGTGGGTGCCACGGCGCACTACATCAACAACGACCTCGACGAAGGGCCGATCATTGCCCAGGGCGTCGAGGTGGTGGACCACAGCCACTATCCGGAAGACCTGATTGCCAAGGGGCGGGATATCGAATGCCTGACCCTGGCGCGGGCTGTGGGGTATCACATCGAGCGGCGGGTGTTCCTCAACGCCAACCGCACGGTCGTGCTCTGA